A section of the Bacillus pumilus genome encodes:
- a CDS encoding YodL domain-containing protein — MQLTLRFFQKKPSAFHLTIYQTPEYGAASGHQPVYRTKIGGRTHLDVLEKAFSTFNVHDTVPSDYNARFMTTGDIVVIDDKKKGKCYYQLFPAGWKRSERLMTMS; from the coding sequence ATGCAATTGACGTTGAGATTTTTTCAAAAGAAACCTTCAGCATTTCACTTAACCATTTATCAGACACCTGAATATGGCGCTGCAAGCGGGCATCAGCCTGTGTACCGGACAAAAATTGGCGGCAGAACACACCTGGATGTTCTGGAAAAAGCATTCTCGACATTTAATGTACATGATACAGTCCCTAGTGATTACAATGCACGGTTTATGACAACAGGCGATATTGTTGTGATTGATGATAAGAAAAAAGGAAAGTGCTATTATCAGCTTTTTCCGGCAGGATGGAAACGCAGTGAGCGACTGATGACAATGAGTTAA
- a CDS encoding YozD family protein, which translates to MKEADLVIDTEEIAEFFYMELIKRGYIPAELETFELADITFEYMLKKTMIVEEEAW; encoded by the coding sequence ATGAAAGAAGCAGATTTGGTGATTGATACAGAGGAAATTGCGGAATTCTTCTACATGGAGCTGATCAAAAGAGGGTACATACCTGCGGAGCTGGAAACGTTTGAGCTGGCTGACATTACGTTTGAATATATGCTGAAAAAAACAATGATAGTTGAAGAAGAGGCGTGGTAG
- the deoD gene encoding purine-nucleoside phosphorylase, with protein MSVHIGAEKGQIAETVLLPGDPLRAKYIADTYLEDVECYNEVRGMYGYTGTYKGKRVSVQGTGMGVPSISIYVNELIQSYDVQNLIRVGSCGAIKRDVNVRDVILAQTSSTDSQMNRVAFGPIDYAPCADFGLLKKAYDTAEAKNVAVRVGNVFTADQFYNEKPLELMAQYGILAIEMETTALYSLAAKFDRKALSILTVSDHVLTGEETTAEERQTTFDEMILIALDSVL; from the coding sequence ATGAGTGTACATATTGGAGCAGAAAAAGGACAAATTGCAGAAACGGTATTGCTGCCAGGCGATCCGCTTCGTGCGAAATATATTGCAGATACATATTTAGAAGATGTCGAATGCTATAACGAAGTGCGCGGCATGTATGGTTATACTGGAACCTACAAAGGAAAGCGCGTTTCTGTACAAGGAACTGGAATGGGCGTACCTTCTATTTCGATTTATGTGAATGAACTCATTCAAAGCTATGATGTTCAAAACTTAATCCGCGTCGGATCTTGCGGGGCGATCAAAAGGGATGTCAACGTACGTGATGTCATTTTAGCTCAAACCTCTTCAACAGATTCACAAATGAATCGTGTGGCGTTTGGACCGATTGATTACGCACCTTGTGCTGATTTTGGACTTCTTAAGAAAGCTTACGACACAGCGGAAGCAAAAAATGTCGCTGTACGTGTCGGCAATGTATTTACAGCAGACCAGTTTTATAATGAAAAACCACTGGAGCTCATGGCTCAATACGGAATTCTAGCAATTGAAATGGAGACAACCGCTCTATATTCGCTTGCAGCAAAATTTGATCGAAAAGCGTTATCTATTCTGACAGTGAGCGATCATGTTCTCACAGGAGAAGAAACAACGGCTGAAGAGCGTCAAACGACATTTGACGAAATGATCTTAATTGCGCTAGACTCCGTTTTATAA
- a CDS encoding phosphatase PAP2 family protein encodes MYILCLLILFGAIAALMVSGAGQALDNQIILSFESIRLPFLNDVMLTLTDFGISALLVPIMLIFSVALFIYKRYYSIMMLFLLYLTEKTINHELKGLFARERPAFDHLVNETYYSFPSGHSMNAATIYPFIAYLLVEMIPWLKERQKIVYLITGICVLMIGVSRMYIGVHFLTDVAGGFAIGLALFLICKKIDEKLSVIRQK; translated from the coding sequence GTGTATATCTTATGTCTTTTGATTTTATTTGGCGCCATTGCTGCGCTCATGGTATCTGGTGCGGGTCAAGCATTGGACAACCAGATCATTTTATCGTTTGAGAGCATCAGACTCCCTTTTTTAAATGATGTCATGCTGACTTTGACAGACTTTGGCATTAGTGCGCTGCTCGTGCCCATCATGCTCATTTTCAGTGTCGCTTTATTCATATATAAGCGCTATTACTCTATCATGATGCTTTTTCTATTATATCTCACAGAAAAAACCATTAATCATGAACTAAAAGGGCTGTTTGCTAGAGAGCGCCCAGCCTTTGATCATCTTGTCAATGAAACGTATTACAGCTTTCCGAGCGGACATTCGATGAATGCAGCCACCATCTATCCGTTTATAGCTTACCTACTCGTTGAAATGATTCCATGGCTGAAAGAAAGGCAAAAAATCGTCTATTTGATCACAGGGATCTGTGTTCTTATGATTGGGGTCAGCAGAATGTATATCGGCGTTCATTTTTTGACAGATGTGGCAGGTGGTTTTGCGATAGGACTTGCTTTATTCCTCATTTGTAAAAAGATTGACGAAAAATTGTCTGTCATTCGACAAAAGTAG
- a CDS encoding YozE family protein yields MKSFYHYLMKYRHPKPKDEISHFANAAYEDHSFPKASTDYHELSAYLELNGDYLSSMTTFDEAFEQYDVEVKKK; encoded by the coding sequence GTGAAGTCGTTTTACCATTATTTAATGAAGTACAGACATCCAAAACCGAAAGATGAAATCAGCCATTTTGCAAATGCTGCTTATGAGGATCACAGCTTCCCGAAAGCGTCCACTGATTATCATGAGCTGTCTGCCTATTTGGAATTAAATGGCGATTATTTAAGCTCAATGACAACATTTGACGAAGCGTTTGAGCAATATGATGTAGAAGTCAAAAAAAAATAA